The genomic stretch CAGGGATTCTCAGCTCCAGGGGCTTTGTCCCTTGGAGGGGACGATACTGAGTGTCCTCATGGTCACTCCacagccctgtcaggcttagaGACAGGCTGTGGGTGCCACCATCGGGATGTCCATCTGGCAGCATCCCCCTGTTCTTTGTAAGCCGAGTTCAGCATGGGCTGGATCCTGCTCTGGCCACCAGCTGAGtcacagcctcagctgccaccaAGTAGCCCTGTCATGGTGACCCTGACCCAGGGCCAGCACCGGGAGCCCTGCCCAGGGCCTCAccctgctctggggctgccggGACCTGATCCCGGCCGCTTCCAAGCACGGCTCGCTGGCCCCAGCGTTGCAGGCGTCAGATGGGTTGCAGGTATCGGTGCTTTGAAGCGAAGCCTCCCCCTGTGCCGCAAGGCCCAGCAAGGGCTTTCGGAGGAGCTGATCCGGCAAACACAACTCTGCTCGCCAAGGCCACTGTTCGCTCAGCCGCTGCTGTTGACTCAGCCCCAAACACCGGGCCGGTGCCAAGGCTGGTGTGACAGCCGGCCCAGCAGCACCGAGCAGGGTTGTGCTGGGACAGACAGCGGCACTGGCTGCCTGGCCCCgtcctgccctgtgcccccccagctcctccagttCCCCTGCAGCTCAGCTCTCCCCAAGGCTCAGAGGCCCCACAGGGTGGGTCTCCCCATAGCTCAGGTGCCCCCATAGCCCGGGTCCCCGCATGGCTTGGGGGCACCCAGAGCTCagctgtccccacagctggggtgtccccaccaCTCAGGTGCCCCACAGCCATGGTCCCCACACATCCTGGGTGTCCCACAATTTGACGTACCCCACCTGCCCCATCCTGGTGTCCCCGTGGCTCCGCAGCCACCCCGACCCCACCTGCCCTGTCATGTGCCCTCTGGCCACCAGCCGAGGGGCGCGTGAAGGGTATGTCCCCGAGCTACGGCAGCTCGCAGCAGGTCACGCGTCTCCGCTGCTTTGAACGTTTGGGGATTTTGTGCACAATGAGCCCCGAGATGCCCCCAGAGTCCTGCCCGGGCCAggtgggggacacggggctgccAGCTGCTCCATGCACACGTGTTTTATTCCCAGCAGCTCGGAAAACGCAGGGGCTGGATCCACCCTGCAATGGCAAGTGCCTCTGTGGGGTGGGAGAGGCCACGAAAGAAGCTCTGACCCACCTCAAAGCTTTTTTACCTGGCTCTTATGGGAAGGAACAGCCTGACCGTGGAGGTCCTGGCCtcctcagggacccccagggaGGCATCAGCCCCTGGCGGGGCATCAGCCAGACAGGGTTGCCcacctgctctgtccctgcttcGCAGGGCAAGCAAAAAGGGGGCTCCACAAAGAGGTGTtgtgcccctgtccccccccaagCAAGGACAATGCTCATTGTCACTCCCCCACATCCTCTCGCTGCCTCTTGAGCAAACCTGTGGCCGTTTGCAAGCCGGGCTCTTGCACAACATTCCTGGCAGCTCCAGACCCCCCCGGGGAAAACCTCACTGCAAAATGGGGCAAGGAGGGGGGGTGGCTAGGTGGTACCGGGCTCGAGCACCAGCATTGGCAGGCAAACAATTTTCCGcttctgaagacaaaaaagatGGAGCCCCAGAGCCAGGAGCTGACGGCTGGATCTGGCAGAGCTCACAGAccgtttttggggggttccgCCGCGAGGGGGGCAGGGGCTAGGGGCTCACCTTGACGTGCCTGTCATCCGCCGTGGTCTCGTCAAACTCCTCACCCAGCTTGAAGTTGATCTCCGTGTTCTTGAAGGTGCTTTGGGTCTTCACCGAGACCTTGTCGCCATTCACCTCGATGATGGTGGTGGGTTTGGTGAGCCCGGCCACCTGCCGCGTGGCAAAGCCCACGCCTTGGGGGGAGCAAGGTTGGGGTGGCTGAGGGTGTGTGGGGGGGCAGAATGCGGCCATGAGCCCCTGGTCCCTGCCGGCATCACCCGGGAGATCTTCCTCACAATGAGGGGAGGTGAACCCCAAAATTGCTCCCCACCCATTGTCCTGGGGGGATGTGTGTGCCCAATGCGCTTGGGGGGGGCTGGGATAGGAACGGGGGGGCTGGGAGTGCTGCTCAGGGAGGGATCCTGCACCAGCATCCACCAGcgccagggctgggcagggttgGGGGGGCACTGGTGTCACCTCCCACCCCTGGAACACTGCGGGTGGGGACCCACCTgcccaggagctggggctgggtgaTGGGGGGATGAATGGAGAGGTCCTGGGGGGCTCCCGGGGAGGGGGTCCCATCCCTCCACCAAGGGCTGCTCCGGGACGGGGCGGGGAGGAGAAGGACGAGACCCCCTtacccagctccagcccccgGGCACAAAGCCCCAGAGACCTCCTATAAACACCCCTGGAGCCCCCCGTAAACCCCCCATAAACCACCCCGGAAACCCCCCCACAAACCACCCTGGAGCCCCCATAAACCACCCCGGAAACCTCCCCACAAACCACCCTGGAGCCCCCATAAACCACCCCGAACCCCCACCCTAAACCACCCCGGAGCCCCCACCGCCTGCAGCGCCCCCAGCCAGAGCCCCGTGTGCGGGGGGGCTCGGCCATGCAAATGGGGTGCAGGGTAGAAAACAAAGGGGGTGATGCCCTGACTGCAGCCCCCTCCCACTCACCCAACGCCTTCATGTACTCATCGAAATTGGCCGTATCCACCAGCTTCCAGGTGCCCACGAAGGCGTCAACCATggtggggggcgcgggggggacaCGCCGAGCGGGTCCGGGGGTCCGGGCTGTGAGCGCAGCTCCGCACCGCCCAGCTCGCAGCTGCCGCtcggcagcgccgccgccttAAATAATGTCCCCATCACATGATTGGAACCGGCACGACCGCGGCCAGAAATACTCCTCACAGCGCTGCCAGCGGCCACCAGCCCCCGCCCCGACCCCCCGCTCACCGAGGGGCACGGTGGGGGCGTCACAGATGGGGAGAGTGAAAGGGTGAGTTGTGTACGGTCTCTGCGGTAGGGTGGCCAAAGGGTGCGGGAtatggggaaactgaggtagGGTGCAGGTGTGTGCCCGCCCCATGACAGCCTCAAAgtgggggggggcaggtgcTGCCTGTGGTCTGTGGGTGGGGGGCATGGtcaggacatggggacactaGAGGTGACAGTGTCCTTCAGGGTGACATGTCCTTGGCACAAAGAAGCTgagctggggaaactgaggcacagggagcagcaagTAACCAGGGTGAGGGGTCAGGCATCCAGGGGAGTGTGGGGACATGTGTGACCCCACCCCTGCTCCGTGTGTGTGGGGACACACGTATGACCCTGTCCCTCCCTTGTGTGTGTGGGGACACACACGTGTGCCCACAGTGATGCTCTGTGTGtcagggggacactggggacaaggacagccATGGGGTCATGGGACCCACAGCGTGTCCCCCCGCGTGTCTCCCCTTGCTTTGGGCTCTGGTGGCAGCAGGGTCAGGGCCAGCGcgtcccccagccccttcccactGTGCAGGGGGTCACCTGTGGCTGTGGGATTCGGTGTCCCCGCCTCCTCCCGcccctgtccccaagcagcGGAGGGTCCCAGCTGGGGGGGTCGGGTGTCCTTGAAccccgtggctgcagcacatgCCCCCAtcttggggacactggggtcaAAGTGGCCAGGTCTGGGAGGGACCTGGGGACagtttctccctctccctggcCCCAGGGTGTCATCACAGACACCCAAAAATAGCCGGGAGCTCGTGTTCAGCCTCCTCCCCCCAGCACTGCCTCCGAGCGGGACCCCCTTGCCTTCCGTCCCCTGGGGGCGACAAGCCCTGGATCCCGtggggggggtgtccccccaccccggctGGGACACCCCGCAGGACACAGCTCCCCAGGGACAGATGGGCCATTTATTCCCGAGACAAGTCCCTGGGGAGCCAGAGCCCCCACTCACACCCACCCCCCAGCCTGGGAGGGGATGAAGAGGGCAGGGACCGTCACCTGTCCTCTCACCCTCCTGGGTGTCAGTGTCCCAAATCTGCACAGCCCTGGTCCCCACACGCGCTCCCAGCCTCCCCCTGAGACAACAGGACCAGGAGATGTGGATGTTCACATGTACAGCTGCCCACACACAGGGACACCCACCCATGGGAGCAcccacgggcagggacacccaCCCACCTGCAGAAGCTCCCACACATGCGGACACTCGTGCTCAGAGCCCCACCACACACATAGACACCCACTGACATGGGTGAGCACTCACGCACATGGGCACCCATGCACAGGGACACTTGTGCTCACAGACACCCACAGGAGCACCCACGCACGCGAACACGCGTGTACACGCCTGCCCATTCACATGGCAGCCAGTGTCCTTGCCCAAGAGCCTGGGGACGGCCAGTGccaccctggggtgctggggactTTGCTTAAGGGCTGGGGGGCTGGTGGTGTTCAGTGCTTCCTCCCCCTGCCTTCTCGAAAAAGGCTCCTGCATCACCCAGGACAAAAGGCCAGGAGATGGAAGTGGTACCCAAAACATCACAGTGAACACCACACTCAGCCAGAAACACCCGCGGGCTGCTCCTGTGACAGGGAGAAAGTTCCCCCCGGAGACCCccctgtgctcagctctgccagatgtcccagaagaaaaatactcctCCCCCACggagaggcaaaaagaaaatccccCCCGCCAGGTCCTCGCCCAGGGCGTGGGTGGGAATCGCCCCTTCGTCACGGCAGGTCCCCGCCACGCGATGCTCCCCAAATGGCAGGGTCAAGATGAGACCCGACGGTCCTCTCTCTGCGGTAGCACCGAGGAAAACGCAGTGGACTCCGGCTGtgccaggaaagctgggctggTGCTCCACGGCCTCCTCCATCCTCCGCTGGTCAGCAATGGCCCCCCCGGCACGGGGTTAGGACGTGTCCTTCAgctcggggctggggggctgcggaGGGGGCACCTCCGCCGAGGGCGACTGCATCTCCTGGGCACTGCCTGCGGGAGAGACGAGGGATGAGCAACCACCGACCCTGCTCGTGCTGTTGTCCCGAACTCTGCTATGGGAAAcgctgagagagttggggtgttcagctggagaagagaagctccgggagaccttattgcagcctttccggacttaaaaggggccgataagaaagatggggacaggcttgagcaggacctgttgtgataggacaagggtcatggtttaaactaaaggagggagattcaggctggacatggggaaggaattgttgccctgagggtggtgagagcctggcccaggttggccagagaggtggtggctgaaccatccctggagacaccccaggccaggctggacggggctctgagcaacctgagctggtgcagatgtccctgctcatggcagggggcactggggggctgggaagggcccttcaacacaaaccatcctgtgattctagGATTCCCCGTCACCCACCTGCGGTCAGGGACATCTCGGCCAGCTTGAGGGGCAGGTCGGAGGGGCTGACGCCGGCCGGCGAGCCCAGGATGTCGGGCAGGGCATTGCGCCGGCCCGTTCGCCCGGAGGATGCGAAGTCCAGCACGGGTTCCACCTCGGTCATTCTAACCCTGGGGAGACACAGTCCCCACCTCGTCACCCCTCTGGGCATGGCGCGTGAAGGGGACCCGGCTCTGGCCCAGGCAGGATGCTCTGGTTCCGGGCAGGCAGCTTCCCCGCGGAACAGGGCTGAGCCCCCAACAACACCCCCCACCCACTCTGACCGCAGGGTCTCCAGGGGCGAAGGCAGGGACCACCCTTCCCATGGGActcccttgtccccagggtTGGCATCTTTGGGTGCTGTGACCTCTGCTGGTCACAGCATCATGGAGGAAggagggtcctgggggtcccacCACCACTCCCCGCCCCGAGCAGCCTTACCGGGCgccctccagcctggcctggcgCTGCGTCTCCCCCGTGCCCAGGGTCCTGCTCCGCTCCCCGGCCTGGCGGTTCCCCCTCCCGATGTCCCCCAGCCAGCGAGGGACCCCACGGGAGACGGGGGCTCCGGGCTGGGTCCCCTCCGGCTCCGACCTGGGGGAGGCAAAGCAGAGGGTCAGCGATGGGGCTGGTGCCAGGAAGGAGCGGGGAACAAACCCGGGGGTGGGAGAGGCTGTGTCCCCATGCAgggcacccacagcaccctgttCCCTGGGGGGCTCTGTCAAGCCTGGCTGCAAAGGGCAGGGACCCCTCATCCCTGGGGGGCAGGTGGGAGGAGGATGGAAAatagggatggggacatggaggTGACACCCAGCTGGGAGGTGGGACAACAAGGGAGGTAGAGAGGGGAGAGCAGGACCAGCTGCAGTGCCAGGGGACAAGGGCACATTGTCCCCAAGCTGGCGGCACCACCGTGTCCCTTGGAGAGTGGCTCTTGCTGACCCACAGCAGGCAGTGGTGACACTGGGGTCCCCTGGGTGGGTGGGGGttctcccagtaaccccccagCACCATGCAGACCCCCCAGCACGGAGCCAGGCCCCATACCGGGTTGTCACCAAGATGTTGGCTCAGCACTGATAAAGAGTTTGGACTTTTGCAGAAGTGTTTTGCAGGTGCAGACGGTGGGTGGCACAGGACCTTGCAGGGACTGGGTGGCCTCCACCCTCCCCAAACCGCCCCCATCCGCTCACAGGGTGCAAGGACCCCCAGGCAGCCCCATCCCCTCCGCGTCAGACGCTGGTGGCAATGCTGGGACTGGTGTCCCCAAGCTGGTGGCGGCAGGAGCTCGTCCTGCTGTGGGGGGCACAAACTCACCAGTGTCCCCCTGGGAATCGCTCTCTGGCAGAGGACGAGCCAAGGTCCCCAAGTCCTTGGGCAGAGGCACCGTGCCGAGCGGGACGAGTGACCCTGGCTGCGTGCGAGGAGGAGAAATGAATTATTAACCCGGCAGGTGATTAGTCGCAGGGCGGCTGCCCCACGTGGGGCAGGACCTGGGCCCTTTTcggctggggaaactgaggcacagagtgAGGCTCGGGTGTGTAAGGAGGGCGGGTCGGTGGCCCTGCGAGTGGTGGCTGTGCCATGGCAAAGACACAGCAGAGGCGCGATGCTCCGTGTGCAGGTGCGTGCGCACGCGTGCACCATCTGCGGCACTCTGGAGCTGCGTGTTTGAGTGTGCATTAGCACACGTATGTGCATTGGCACACGTATGTGCGTGTTTGCCTTCATCACCTCTGGCCAGGCTGCTGCGTGTGATGTACCTGTAGGTGCACCTGGCGCTGAGCTCAGGTTGTGCGTGTGGTGTCCTCTGGGACACACGTGCATGCATGGTGTCCTGTGGCACACGAATGTACATATGTGGTGCATTGTAGCACGTTTGTGCATGCATGACACCCTCTGACAAATGTATGTTCATGCATGGTGCATCGTAGTACGTGTGTGAATGCATGGCATGCCCTGGCACATATATGTGCATACACAGTGTCCCGTGGCACATGTATGTGTATGCCAAGTGCCCTGTATGCATGTCAGCACATATGTGCGTCTCTAAGTCAGCGTGAAggctcctgccagctcctgtTAGTGCCAGCGCCATGTCACCTCCTGGTCACAGAGTTTCTCATCGCACACCACATGTTCAAGTTCGGGTCGATCATCTGGCACCGAgtgtcccacagcagcacctgctCGCCTGGCAGGAGCCCTCGGCCTGGCAGCCCCGCTCCGGGCGCCGGGACATGGGAGGTGACGTGTAGCATCCGAGATGGCACTGGAGCAcctgctgtgtcaccctggCACCCGTTTGGGaagaggagctgggaggagccagggctCACACGCCTGGTGCATGTGACGGTGTGAGCACGTGAGCGTGCACAAGCACACACGTGTGTGCACTCATGGTCACACACACGCATGCATAAATATGGGTGTTGGTAtattctcccaaggaacaagtgccaggaccagaggaaactgcctcaagttgcgccaggggaggttgaggttggatctggggaacaatttcttccccaaagggctgtggggcattggaacaggctgcccagggcagtgctggagtcaccatccctggagggttgaacagatggagatgaggttctcagggacatgggttagtgccagggttggaggaatggttggactcaatgatcttgagggtctcttccaacttaaatgattctataattctaaattcatgcatgcacacatgcaaccatgcatgcacacagatgcacacgtgtgtgcacacAGGAAGGTATGCATGTGCACATCCATGTACACAGGAATGTACATGTGCACTTGCAagctgcaaacacacacacacacacggacgcacacagacagacagacagacagtcTCTCTGTGCACACCCCAGCCCCCAGCGCTGGCTCAGACCTGAATCCCGGCAGCCCCGGTGGCTCCACACGCTCAGGTCTTGCAGAGCTGGGCAATAACCAGCCCTCAGCACCAGTCCCATGGGCAGCAAATCCCACCCAGCATGGGGTAAATAACGTTGCATAAACCCCAGACCTCCGCCTGGTGAGCAGGGATTTCCCCCTCTAAGCAGGGACTGTTTCTGGCAGGCTTAATGTGGTCTCAACTTAAAAAAGCTGCTGGGCTCACATGGAAGGTCCTCGGGGCCACTGGCTCCTGCTTTAATGCCCCTAATGGGATATaggaagggagggcagaaaTAAACCTTAATCTGGGCCGTGGTGGAAGAGACTGgggagagatggagggaggACAGAAGAGAAGAGCATGAGCCATCTGAAAATCCACTGGCAACTCTACAGTCTCGAGGTTATTAAGAGATGAtgaacacaaatgaaaaatgggGAGGATTTACCAAAGTGTGACCATAACATTGAATTAAATGAATGTTGCAAACCGGGAAGGAAAGAGCTGCCCTGGCTCAGAAAGGGATCATAAAATCATGGAAGTTcaggttgaagggcccttcccagccccccagtgcccccctgccatgagcagggacatcggcaccagctcaggttgcccagagccccgtccagcctggcctggggtgtctccagggatggttcagccaccacctctctggccaaactgggccaggctctcaccacccgcaggggcaacaatttcttcttcatgtccagcctgaatctcccctcctttagtttacaACCATGAGAGCATCATCCAGGAAAATCAGCAACGAGTCCACAAGAGAGGGAAATCCAACGAGGCTGATTTACCAGAGACCGACAGCCAACAGACAGACCAAACAGCCCTTGGAGCCCGGAACAGCAGATGGCAATAATTAAACAGAGGATAAAATCTGGAGAGCTGAGAGATTTCCCCCAGAGGCAGCAGGTTTGGTCCCGGCGGTTCCATCCCAAGGGATGCGGCTGCAGGCGGCACCGTTCCTGCCCGAGGCAGGTGCTGGAGCCCAGGGGATGCTGAGCAGCACCCGCTGCCATGGAGCAATGGGCTCTGTCAGCTGTCAGGGGCCATAAACAGCTCCCAGGATCTAGGTGAAAGGGAATAAATATTGTACTGAACTCATTGTCTCcagggaagggggagaaaatgagaaaaggctCCAGGGATGTTGGCTGGTGCAAGAATATTTAACGCGGTTAAATGCAGACCAATATGGAGAACAGGTTTTGCTTCAAGCCCAGAGCCTGGGGATATCCCAGCCCAAGTGCCTGGAGATGATGGTCCCTCCTGGAAGCGCTTCCCCGGGGGGGATGCTGGGACCCCCCTGCCTGCTCTCGGCAGCAAAACCTCTCTGATCACAGGCCAGCACTTTTGTCCCTAAATCACCAGGTTTCCAAGCAGGCTGGGAAGGCGCCTGGGCCGGCTCAGATCCTGCCTGGCACCTTCCAAGTGATGGTGACACATCACGGAGTGAAGCAGCGCAGGGACCCAAGTGACCCGATGCTCAGAGCATCATCGGGGTCTCACACTGTTGTTTCTCCCTGTTTTCCCCTGGCTCCTCCTCACCGCGTGgcctcagctccttcccaaaGCTCTGAGGAATCATTCCAGCAGGTTTGCAGAGAGGAGGCTACACTGGCAGCCCCCCAAATCTCTGGCCCAGCCTGAGATGATCCAAGGCATCCTGCCACACGCGGGCTTGGCCCCTCCATGTGATGCACTTTCCAGCAAACACCATTTCCCGAAAGGCATCAACACGTGGGCTCCACCACCTCCCCTCGCCACTGAGCAGTGGATCCTCTTCGTTAGACTAATGTACTTACAGCGGTAATTCCCGTTACCCTCTAAGCCCCTTCCCGTTGTGTCCTTGCTTTGCGCTGTGACCTTCCTCCCCGCTCCTGCACACTCATCCTCGCAGCCTGAACTGctttccctcttcccacagTTCCTGCTTGTGCTTGGATTGTTTCATCCGTTGGTTTGGGGCGCGTTGAAGTGTCGCTTCCTCCCCTCCATCATCCCGACATCCCTCTCATTATCCTGCCATccctcttctccctttcccctgctccctccctggTCCCCATCACTGCCCTGCAGGTGGGCAGGACCAGGTTTAGGCTCAGTCCCAATCCTGCTCATACCCAAATCCTGAATTATTCCACTCAAACCTCTCTCTGGGTTACAAGGATGCTTTTAAAGGTCATCCTTCATGTGCCTTCATTAATCCTCTGCTTCCTTTAACATGCTTTAGGgccaacttttttttaattttattttttcaggtgTAGGActtagaaatttatttttcacactaAATCCTGAGATGTGTCCTACTAATGCCAGCCTAAACTGAACATAAACCCTTCACTGGCTCCGCAGCGGGGCTCATCCAGGCTTGTTGGATATTGGTACCTAAATTCCCATTCAAGGCAAAGAGTGAGAATGAAGGACTCTGAAATGGGACACCGATAATCTCCATTCCCTGTAATTTCTGGATGCCAACAGGAAGATGAGCACAAGAGGCGGGTTTTGCTGCTGACATCCATAGGATGGAGttgctgggaggaaaaaaatgtgcattattGCTCTATTAATCCATTGTTGCACTTGGGAATGATGGCAGAGTTCAGCTCTGTTTAATACCCTCATgcaagccaggaaaaaaaaaaaaaatccaacctgaGTCTCTCCAGACAGGATTTCAGGCTATTTGTGTAAACTGTCGCTTTGGTTTATAATGCTGCAAACACAAATCAGAGCAAGTCCTGCTCGGGGGTAAGAGCGAAACCAGCTGATGCGCTCGCTGACATCCCAACCCAAAGTTTCCCCGAGCATCTGCAGGGCAAACCCAAACACTGCCAAGCCGAATCCTGGCGCCTCCAGACCTCAGGCAGTAACTGCCAAGAAAATCCCCTTTGGATCCTGCAGACCTGGATTGGGCTGGAAAAAGTGCTCTGGAGGGCTTGGCGGTTTAATTCCAGCATTAAGATGCTGAGCACCTGCgagggtgctgggtgctgcatgGGAGGGCTGAGCCCATGTCGCCCCTGCTCCTTGCCCCTGGGGCTACTCTCAGACCCATCATCTGCATTTGAGTCCTTTTCAAGTCCAAGGGGGAAAACACGACAGCCCTTTTCACCTGGGGATGATGAAAACCCACCTGCAGCCTGCACAGAGAGGGACCTGGCACCGCAGGTAAATCAGTGTTTGCTCCCGTAGCAGAGAGAGGGAAGCAGGAGCTTCCCCTACCACGCGTCTCCATCGCAAAGCAGGTGATCTAATGGGAGGTAATTGCGATGATTGAGCCCTGGGTAATACAGCTCCCACTGTAACCTTTAGTTAACTGCTCCGACGACAGCACAAACTATAATTTTGCATAATAAACGTGTCACCCACATCTA from Caloenas nicobarica isolate bCalNic1 chromosome 23, bCalNic1.hap1, whole genome shotgun sequence encodes the following:
- the FABP3 gene encoding fatty acid-binding protein, heart, with the translated sequence MVDAFVGTWKLVDTANFDEYMKALGVGFATRQVAGLTKPTTIIEVNGDKVSVKTQSTFKNTEINFKLGEEFDETTADDRHVKSVVKLDGGKLVHVQKWDGKETSLVRELKDGKLILTLTMGNVVSTRTYEKGT
- the LOC135997743 gene encoding cAMP-dependent protein kinase inhibitor beta-like codes for the protein MTEVEPVLDFASSGRTGRRNALPDILGSPAGVSPSDLPLKLAEMSLTAGSAQEMQSPSAEVPPPQPPSPELKDTS